In the genome of Lactuca sativa cultivar Salinas chromosome 3, Lsat_Salinas_v11, whole genome shotgun sequence, the window tcaaattttaaatttccacaataattacattaaattttaaatttcaaatttcaaattttttcactttaattattaaattaataacatcagattaaaaaataaaataaaatttatacagattataaggtgatataatttcacgtatttatttaaatcaacgatcataattgtatatataattaaaaaaaatatcttttaagtaataatttatttaaaataattgattaataattttgattttttaacatgaaattttaattaattttataaccgtagttctcacaggttataaactagtttttatattaaatacaccAATTGAAATTAtcaaaaatacatttatttttaGAACTTTATAAttctatgtatttttttttatcaataatgAACCCCAGTTAGATTTCATTTTAGATCCACCATTGCTACCATCCCATATTAGCCAAATACCAAACTCAAAGCTTTGCAAGGAGAGATACTCGGCAACCCATTGCCGAGTTGGGTCATTTTTCTTGGCATGTCGAGATAAAATTGCTGGTTCGGTCGGAGTCAACAAAATCACTCCTTACAACCTAATAAAATTGTCCATGTAAAATTTTGAAAGGTAAAGTGATTTTTGTAAGTTTAAAAGGGCTGACttaaaattttttataaaattgtcAATGGCCTTTTTAAAAAATCTGTCAATAATAAACATTTTGTATTAAAATGTACATCCAAAAATAATAAACGAAAACCACTGATTCTTTAATTTGACTCTAAAAATCAAATGAGTAAAGTGGAAAGAGTAAAGGCTCAAATTGGAGCATCTCCGAGAGGTAGTTAATCGTCCCGCCGTCACAGagctcgtgtgtgtgtgtgtgttttgttgcTTGCGCAAAATCAATGGACGGAGCCCACGGCGGCGAGAAGACCAAAAGCCGCTTGTGCAGCATCTGCAACCAACGGAGGCCTGCTCTCAAACGTCCTAAAACTCTTCAACAAGTAATACCCTACTTCCTACTCCCGTGCCCCTTTTCTCTTTTGATCTTTATTCGTTCATATATCTGTATCTGTGACACAATCTTCTTTTAGCAAGTCACATTCACATCTTTTATGGCTGATACTTTTACATGCGTGTGATTTTTCTCGTCCAATCATGTGATTGAATCGTGGAAGTTGAATAAAATAATTTAGATTTTCCAGAAtgcacaaagattgatttgtaaCATGTACGCGATTCAGTCCTTTCGAAATTGATGAGAGTTTCTTTAAACTTTCATGGAATTTGAGTTCATCACATTGAACTGTCACTGCACAAATACTGCTTACGGCCGATTACGCAATTTCGTTAAACCCCAAAAACAATAGGTTTAGTCACAGCAGATGAGCTCCACATGTTTATTAGAAAGAGGGAGATGGAAAATTGAAATAATTACAATAAAAAAGTTGAAGAAATGAATCAATAGATGAACCATTGATCCAAATTTATAGTTGTTTTCTGAAGGTGTGCCCTTTTTGCTGGTCATGTGTAGCTAAAATTTTGTTGGGTGTTAAGATTTGCAGAGAATGCTTCTATGTGGTATTTGAGGAAGAGATTCATAGTGTGATTGTGAACAACAAACTGTTTAAGCCAGGAGAGCGCATCGCCATAGGAGCTTCTGGTGGAAAAGGTAAAATTTACTAAACTGCAAAACATCTTATTTGCCTGAAACATGATATATTTTGGCACGTAATTTAACTTATATGAACTTAAAAATACAGTTAAAGTTATAAATTTGTACAATAATTTGGTTAAAACTAACTTGATTCTAGAAAATGAATATTCTACTAACCTAAGCAACAATTCTCTTTTGGGATGCCCTAAAGATAGATGCAACTGCAACTTTTCCtttcttttcaaaatttgaagTCAAGAATTCTTTCTTCCCATGATAGATATATGTGGAATTGTATGCAGACTCCACAGTTCTTGCATATGTAATGTCAGAATTAAACCGTCGCCACAACTATGGCTTGGATCTCTTCCTCTTATCAGTTGATGAAGGGATCACAGGCTACAGGGATGACTCACTTGAAACTGTTAAAAGAAATGAGATCCaggtaaaaaaaaatatatgctaTCTTCATCTTGATCAAAGCTGGGTatagtttatactttataatctcaaaattttgaaacattttatTCTTTAGAAAGTAAGTTTTAACTGATAAACCAAAATATTctgtatattttttttgtttatgatttacaGTATGGTCTGCCACTCAAAGTTGTTTCCTATAAGGATCTATATGGATGGACAATGGATGAGATTGTGAAGATGATTGGTCTTAAGAACAATTGCacattttgtggtgtttttcgtCGCCAGGTAATAGTCAAATTAATgagatataatttattttttttttctttctaaatgaGATTGATCTGTAATGATTTGAATTTCTTGTTAAGGCTCTTGATCGTGGTGCTGCCTTGTTAAAAGTGGACAAGCTAGTTACTGGGCATAATGCTGATGATATTGCTGAAACAGTTCTGTTGAATATTTTGCGAGGTGATATTGCTAGGTAAAATTTTCaagattttgatttattttattcTCTTGCAGTTGTAGTATTGTTTATAAGTTATATATCTCCATGTCACGTAATCAATCTACTTGTGGTTTTGGTTATAGATTAAGCAGATGCACATCTATAATCACTGGTGAAGATGGACCAATTCCTAGATGCAAGCCATTTAAATACACATATGAGAAGGAAATCGTTATATATCCTTTTTTATGTTAAAACTCTTTAAGTGCATTTCTTTTTATGTTAAATCATTCATCTCTATTGACAACCTTAACATACTGGTTACGTATGCATACTTCAAGAAACTGGACTACTTTTCAACCGAGTGTAAGTTTGTTCCTTTATTTG includes:
- the LOC111920821 gene encoding cytoplasmic tRNA 2-thiolation protein 1 translates to MDGAHGGEKTKSRLCSICNQRRPALKRPKTLQQICRECFYVVFEEEIHSVIVNNKLFKPGERIAIGASGGKDSTVLAYVMSELNRRHNYGLDLFLLSVDEGITGYRDDSLETVKRNEIQYGLPLKVVSYKDLYGWTMDEIVKMIGLKNNCTFCGVFRRQALDRGAALLKVDKLVTGHNADDIAETVLLNILRGDIARLSRCTSIITGEDGPIPRCKPFKYTYEKEIVMYAYFKKLDYFSTECIYSPNAYRGFAREFIKDLERIRPRAILDIIKSGEDFRIATSTKMPEQGTCQRCGYISSQKWCKACVLLEGLNRGLPKLGIGRTRGVNRKDDQHNDAKNIQSKPCGSLDF